CGCGTTCCAGCGCCGCTTCGGCCTCACGCCCCGCCCGCCCGAGGCGGACCTCGTCGGCGCGACCTGGCTGGCCCGCACGCCCGAGCCCTGGACGGTCTCCGGGCACATCGCCTACGACCTCACCCACACGGTGTTCCACCTCACCGACTGGGGAGAGCGCCCCGCCGGCCTGCCGCCGGACATCGCCGACTACCTCGCCACGTGGCTGCCGGTCTGGCTCGACGACTGGCTGGACCTCAAGCGCTGGGACCTGCTCGGCGAACTCCTCGTCGTCGACGCCTGTCTGCCCCGCCCCACCCTCGACGAGCGGGCCTGGGAGGGCTTCGCCGCCGCGCAGCAGCCCGACGGTGCCATGCCGGCCGTGCGGGCCATGCCCGAGGGCGAGCCCGACGAGGTGTTCGACATCGTCTACCACCCGACGCTGGTCGCCGCCTTCGCTTCCGTACTGGCCACCTCTCGCGCCCTGACCGGGCTGGCGCACGCTTCCTCATGACCGGCCGGACCGCGCACTGGCCGGGCGAGCCACAGGACGGGGAGGACTTCCGGACGGTCGACCCCCTCGACTCCCTCGACGCCGACGGCGCCCGTACGGCCGGCGGCCCTTACAGCGAGGAACTGCGCCGGCGGCTGGAGGCGGCCGTGGACGCCGCCGACGCACCCGACGTCGTCTTCGCCGTCTCCCGGCACGGCCGCCGCACGATCCACTGTGGCGGCACCGCCCCGCCCTCGCCGATCCCCCGCCAGGACCTGCGCTACGAACTCGGTTCGGCCTCGAAGACGTTCACCGGACTGCTGCTGGCCCTGCTGATCCGGCGCGGCCTGCTGTCCGGGGGCGAGCCGGCCACCGCCTGCCTGGACCCGGCCCGCAGGACCGACGCGACGCCGGTGACGCTCGCGCACCTCATCACCCACACGTCCGGACTGCCCACTCTGCCGCCCGGCTTCCTCGTCCGCGGCCTGCCCGCCTGGCGCACCAACCCCTACGGCCGCTTCCCCGCCGCGCAGGTGATCGACGCCTTCCTGCGGCATCACCCGAGGCACCGGCCCGGCACCCGGTGGCGGTACTCCAACTTCGGGGTCGCCGTACTCGGTCACGCCGTCGCGGCGGCGACCGGCACGGCGTGGGAGGACCTGCTCACCGAGCACGTCCTGCGTCCGCTCGCCCTGAGCGACACCGCCCTGCGGGCCCGGGGCCCGGACACCGACGCCGCGGGGCACGGCAAGGACGGCCGCACGCCCGTCCCCGCCTTCGACGCCGGCGGCTTCCAGGCGGCGGGTGCCGTCCGGGCCACCCCGCAGGACCTGCTCACCTTCCTCGAAGCCCACCTCGACCCGTCCGGCTCACCCCTGGCCGGCTCGCCCCTGGCCGGTGCGCTGCGGTCGGTGCGCACGCCGGTGCTCCGACGTGGTCTGGGGCACCGTCACATGCACACCGTGGCGTGGTTCCGGCACCCCACCGGCGCCGGGCCGATGTACTTCCACGGCGGGGCCACCCTCGGCCAGCAGGCGTTCCTGGGCTTCCGGCCCGACACCGGCACGGCCCTGGCGGCGCTGTGCACCCGCCGCTTCCGCGCCGGTGATCCGTTCGTCGCCACCGCTTACGCGCTCCTCGCGGAGGAGTAACAGGGGATCGGGAGCGGACAGTGCGGGAGCGTCGCCCCCGCACCGCAAGAGCCGTACGTCTCCTACATCCGCTGCCACAGCGCCGGAGTGCCGTTCGGCGACCACGCGCCCTGTGCCTGGTGGGTCTGCAGGCACTGGTAGCGCACACCCTCGTGGGTCACCGTGGCCCCGACCTCGTAGACCCGGCCGGCGGCCCAGGCGCCCGCCGTCCCGTTGTCCTGCGGAGCGGGCGTGTCGGTCTGGGTGGACGCGGTCTTCAGGATGAGTCCGAAGTCGCTGAGAATCGGGTTGACCGGCTGGTAGAACGTCGTCCCGCCGCTGGTGCAGTCGCCCGATCCGCCGGAGGTGACGCCCTGGGCCTGGGCACCGGCGACGTACGGGCCGCCGGAGTCGCCCGGTTCGGCGCACACCGTGGTCTGGGTCAGACCGTCGACGGTGCCCTGCGGGTAGCTGACACTCGTGTCGTGCTGTTCGATGACGCCGCAGCGCCATCCGGTGGTGGAGCCGGAGCGGCAGACCGACGCCCCGACGAGCGCCTGGGCCGAGCCGGCGACCTGCGTCCTCTGACCGCCCTCGCCCTTGACGTCGGCCGTGGCGGTCCAGTTGCTGTTGACGCCCACCCAGGCCATGTCCTTGCCGGGGAACGTTGACGCCTGGAACGTGCCCTGCTCGGCCATGTTGAAGCCCGTGGTCCGCGCTCCGGCCCTGCCGCAGTGGCCCGCGGTGGCGAAGCCCTGCTGCTGGTCCTTGGTGACGGAGAAGCCGACGGAGCAGCGGGCGGTGCCATTGATGTAGTAGGCGTCACCGCCGACGATGTCCGTCAGCAGCCGGGGCCGGTCCGCCGACACCCGGACGGCCACGCCCCGGCCCTGGACGCCGGCGTCCTTGATGAAGGCGGTGGCGGCCGACTTCTTCGTCGCCTGGACGACGACCCGGTTCGTCGGCACGTCGACGTACCAGACCGGCGTCTCGCGGGTCCTGACGCGTACGGCGGCGAGGTCCAGCTTCTCCTTGACGGCCTGAAGGGTCCTCAACGGCGTCTTGACGACCGCGGCCTTCGCGCCCTGGGCCCGGATGGCGGGCACGTCCGCGGCGTCGGTGGTCGCCACGGTGAGCTCCGCGGAGGTAGCCCCGCGCACCCAGGCTCCGGCGAAGTGCCCGCCCAGGGCGTTGCGGAGGCGGCCCGCGCGGGTGCCCGCCTCGGCCTCGTTGACCAACCGGGTGACCGCCTGCGACGGCGTCAGCCTCAGGTCGCGTTCCATCGCCCGCAGCACCTGAGCCGACGGTTTGTCGGCGCCGAGCGTCTGGGCCGCGGTGGGCGGGGGCCCCGGCGCGGGTGGCGGCTCGGCCGCCGCGACCGCGGGGATCCCGGCGAGGACGAGGGTGCCGAGTGCGGCCAGAGCGGCGTGGCGCGTGCCCGCGGCATGTCTGCCGACCATGCGGTGTACCTCCTACTGAGTACGGGTGAGACTGTGGCGAAGCCATAGGCGGCCTTGCCGGAAAGGCCCTGAACGATGTCAAAGGCCATGGTCTTTCGCGCTTTGGGGGACGCCGGGGGTGCCATGTGCAGTACGGCGACGGGCCTCGCGGCCGGGGAGCCGACGCGGCGTCTCAGGCGAGGTTCAGACCCGGGG
The nucleotide sequence above comes from Streptomyces sp. NL15-2K. Encoded proteins:
- a CDS encoding alpha-lytic protease prodomain-containing protein; this encodes MVGRHAAGTRHAALAALGTLVLAGIPAVAAAEPPPAPGPPPTAAQTLGADKPSAQVLRAMERDLRLTPSQAVTRLVNEAEAGTRAGRLRNALGGHFAGAWVRGATSAELTVATTDAADVPAIRAQGAKAAVVKTPLRTLQAVKEKLDLAAVRVRTRETPVWYVDVPTNRVVVQATKKSAATAFIKDAGVQGRGVAVRVSADRPRLLTDIVGGDAYYINGTARCSVGFSVTKDQQQGFATAGHCGRAGARTTGFNMAEQGTFQASTFPGKDMAWVGVNSNWTATADVKGEGGQRTQVAGSAQALVGASVCRSGSTTGWRCGVIEQHDTSVSYPQGTVDGLTQTTVCAEPGDSGGPYVAGAQAQGVTSGGSGDCTSGGTTFYQPVNPILSDFGLILKTASTQTDTPAPQDNGTAGAWAAGRVYEVGATVTHEGVRYQCLQTHQAQGAWSPNGTPALWQRM
- a CDS encoding serine hydrolase domain-containing protein, producing MTGRTAHWPGEPQDGEDFRTVDPLDSLDADGARTAGGPYSEELRRRLEAAVDAADAPDVVFAVSRHGRRTIHCGGTAPPSPIPRQDLRYELGSASKTFTGLLLALLIRRGLLSGGEPATACLDPARRTDATPVTLAHLITHTSGLPTLPPGFLVRGLPAWRTNPYGRFPAAQVIDAFLRHHPRHRPGTRWRYSNFGVAVLGHAVAAATGTAWEDLLTEHVLRPLALSDTALRARGPDTDAAGHGKDGRTPVPAFDAGGFQAAGAVRATPQDLLTFLEAHLDPSGSPLAGSPLAGALRSVRTPVLRRGLGHRHMHTVAWFRHPTGAGPMYFHGGATLGQQAFLGFRPDTGTALAALCTRRFRAGDPFVATAYALLAEE